The DNA sequence GGCGCAGTTCAGCGGCCAGATGCCCATCTCGCTGGTCCACTTCTTGATAAATTTCTCCTCGATATAGTAGAGGGGTCGGATCAGCTCAATCTCCGGGTAATTGGTGGAGCGGAGCTTGGGCGGCATGGCCTTGAAGGTCCCGCCATACACCATGTTGAGCATGACCGTCTCAGTAACATCGTTGAAATGGTGACCCAGGGCCAGCTTGCTGCAGCCCAGTTCCCGGGCCTTGGCATAGAGGTAGCCCCGGCGCATCCGGGCGCACATGTAGCAGGGGTAGTCCCGGGCAATGTCATCAATGACCTGAAAGATGTCCGCTTCGAATATTTTCAGCGGAATCTGAAGGTATTCCACATTATCCAGCAGCAGTTCCCGGATCTGGGGATGGTATCCCGGATCCATGCAGATAAACTCCACCTCGAACTCAAACTTGCGGTGCCGCTTCAGTTCCTGAAACAGCTTTGCCATCAGCATGGAGTCCTTGCCCCCGGAGATGGCCACCGCAATCCGGTCCCCCGGCTCAATCAGCTCGAAGTCATTCAGCGCCTTGGTGAACTTGGACCAGATCGTCTTCTTATATTTCCCCGTAATGGATGCCTCGACATCCCGGATCTCTTTCCGCTCTTCCTTGGGAATCAGGATCTCGCACCCTTCCCCCTGTAATTTATCCATTGGTTTGTTCCTCGTATTCCGGGCTGCCGCACAAAGATCAGAGGCAGCGACACGGATCATTGATGTAGAAATAGGATAGCAGCAATCTCGAAAGGCATGATCAGAAACCCTGGGTTATCCGAGTTCTCTGTTTATGCTTTCCTCTGCTATTTTATTGCAATCAGCGGAAATGTCAATTTTTTTCAGCCGGCAGGCGCCTGATCCGAACCAATGCATTTCATGGACTTTCGAAGCTCAGCCAAAGCCCGGAGCAAGGTCAAAGCTCGCCCGGCTGAAAAGGAAAAATGCCGCATGGTAGGGCGGCATCCAGGGTCGGGGATTCAGAGGGTGCTGCGGGATCCGATCCAGGCTGCCCCAGCCTGATCATCCGCCGCACCGGCCGATCCCTTGTGCCCTATTCCTATTTGACATAGAGTCCGCAGACTTTTCCAGCGGAGTCGATGCTGATGGTGTAGGTGGCATTGCCGTTGGCGTAGACACAATTAATGATGGCTACAGCGTATTTGCCGATGGTGGGATTCTCCCCGGCCCCGACGGTTTCGGACTTGAATTCCTTGAAGGCGCCCAGCTTGTCGATGACCGGTCCCACAGCGGTTTGCAGCTTCTGGGCATCCAGGGCTGCCTTCATCTCCGGGCTGAACTGGGCTGCCACGCTGGCATACTCTTTATTCGTCAGCTGCGTAATGACCTGTTTGGCCTGAGTCGTTACCTTGGCCTGATCAAAGCCCTCCGGCAGCGTCTTCTGGGCACAGGCGGCCAGGGCCAGGGAAAGGGTCAGTACAAACAGCAGCAGGGTCAGTCCACGGTGTTTTCTTTTCATGATTCAATACTCCTTTGATCCGTTCGAATGGTTTTTAGAGTGAACAGGGTATAGATGACAATACCGACGGTGGCAAGTGCCAGGGCACCCTCAATCAGTACCGCGTCGACGTTGCGCCAGGCCAGTTCAGCCCCCAGCGCGTTAAACAGGGTATGTGCCAGAATGGCCAGAGCCAGCAGAAGCGGCTTGTTCTCTTTCAGAGAACGCCACACCAGGATGCTCAGGCAGACATGGAGCGTCATGGCCAGAATCCGTTCTGCACCGGTCAGGACAAAGGGCAGGCTGGACTGGAAGGGCAGCTGTCCTAAATATCCACCCACCGCCAGATTCAGACCCACCAGCAGCATGGCCTCCATACCGCCATGCCCCACTCCGAAGGCAATTGCATGAGACAACGGCGCGTCCTTCATGAACCGGCGCATCAGCACATACCGTCCGATTTCTTCAAACAGGCCGGCTGTCAGGGACAGAAACCACAGAAACAGCCGGGGCTGAGTAAACTGGAACAGGAGATACTCATTTGACCTGGGCAGCACAAACTGAAGCAGCGGAATCCGCAGCAGAACCTGAAACAGGATGAAACAGGCGGCTCCCAGCAGTACGGGCTGAAGTGCCCTGTACCGGCGCACCAGAACAAGCGAGACCAGCACCGGCAAAACCAGCGCGACACCCAGCGCAAATACATAACCTGCCATTGACCTACCTCCCGCGGTCCCGGCAACATGGGATCCGCCTCTAATTCAAGGCTATTATAGCAAATGATTCTGAAAAAAATCATCCAGTGATTTGATCTGGCAGATCGTTGAGCCGCAGATTGCCCGGCAAGTCACCAGGCAGCAGATTGCCCAGCAGGTCACCAGGCAGCAATTTCCCGAACCGCTGTTGTCCTTCAGTGTTTTCCTCCTGTCCTTTCCTCTGCATTGGATTCTGAAGAAAATGTAATTTATATATTGCATTATGACCGAGATATGTTATACTTTGCAATATAAGGAGGTGCTTCATGAAGAACAAGCGAATGAAAATAGCCCGGCTGGAATGCGATATGAACCAGGAAGAATTAGCCAAGGCTGTCGGCGTGACCCGACAGACCATCGGACTGATTGAGGCCGGGGATTATAACCCGTCGCTGAATTTGTGCATCGCAATCTGCAAGGCACTGAAGAAAACACTGAATGACTTATTTTGGGAGGATCCATCATGAAAAACCAGACTATCCGGGATGAACGAGTCATCTCACAACGCCGCAAAATCAGCAGTGAGGCCGATGGCATTCTGATGTTTGCCCTGCTTGCCTCGATTCTGCTGCAGCAATTTGTCATAAACGCGCCGTTCAAACAGTATGCGGCCGAGTTCATCTGCTTTATCGGAGTTTCCATCTACAAGCTGGTACGATATATGTCATTGGGACTGGATCTGAACGGCAGCGGATCGCACACGAAGCGAATGCCCCTGATTCACAGCCTCATCGCCGGAGTGACTGTCACCGCAGTGACCGGGGGGATCAACTATTCCCAATACGCCGGGAAATATCAGGTGGATGGCATCGGCTATTTCCTGGCGATGCTCCTCGTTACCTTCCTGGGCTCGACCTTCATCAGTTATCTTGCTGCCTGGCTGTTTTATCATCAGAATACAGTGACACAGAAAAAAATCAGCAGCAGCTCGATGACGAGGAAAACCGGTAGATGTTTCATCCTCCGAGCCTGCTCAACAGTCAATTTATTAATAATGCCCTTCCAACGGTTCAGCTGCTTTTGATGGAAAGCAGCTGTTTTTCATTCTGCAAAACCGCCGCCTGACCGATCCGGAAAAGGCACAGGCGAGCGACTGCGAAGCGATTGTTATTCACGATATATGCATAATTATTCACGCTGAATGGGTTGACAAATGTAATCGGTTGCTCTTGTTAACCTTTGATTTATAAGGTTTATTGTTGTTTTCACTCCATCTCCGATGTATTATTACAGTGGAATAATAACTCAACATTTCTGCATTTTATACAAACGACAAGGGGCGATACGTGATGACAGACAAAGGACCGATCCAGCATATGATTCTGCCGGACTCTTTGAACCAACTTCTGCAGAGCGGTCTTTCGGTAACCATCCCGGAGACACGCGGCGAACTTCTTGAACTGGCCATGGGCGGTGACCCGCTGTTCAATGAAGTGAGCTATGACGTTCCGGGCCAAGGCCAAGTCGTGGAAGCCACGGTGGCCAAGTGCAAAAACGGACTGGTCGTCAACTACATGGATGTCTACATGAGACGGCGCGATCCCCACTGCATGGTCATTGCCGACCACGGTAAATCCGACAAGCAGCGCTTCATCTCCAAATACGGCGCGGAATTTGACGAACTGCGCCACCAGACCTTCGACTGGCTCACCACGCAGGGCCTGATCATCATGCCCTTCATGGCCGGCGGCGAAGAATTCGGCTATCCCGCGCTCCTGGTCGCTCCGGACAACGCCGGCTTCTTCGCCGCGGCCCTGGCCGACCTGCAGGGCTTCATCCCGGCCAGCCGCGTTCCCGAAGGCTTCAAGCCCAAGGCCATCATCTACCTGGCACCGACCTTCCGCCATACCCATTTCGGCGGCAAGCAGATGGTCGTGCATAACCGGCTGGACGATATCTACGAGCTTTTCTCCTACAACCTGTATCCGGGCCCCAGCGCCAAGAAAGGCGTCTACGGCGTGCTCCTCAAGATCGGCGAAGAAGAAGGCTGGGTGACGGTCCACGGCTCCACCGTCCGGATCATCACGCCCTATGACAATGTTCTCACCGTCATGCATGAAGGTGCTTCGGGCAGCGGCAAGAGTGAAATGATCGAAGAAATCCATCGCGAGATGGACGGCCGCATTCGCCTGTCCACCAACCGCGTCACCGGCGAAACCACCTACATTGACCTGATTGAAACCTGCGAGCTGCTCCCCATCACCGATGACATGGCGCTGTGCCATCCCCAGCTCCAGAACGCCTCCAAGCGCCTGGTAGTCAAGGATGCCGAAGCCGGCTGGTTCATGCGGACCGACCACATCAAGGAATACGGCACGGATCCCTATCTGGAAAAGCGCACCATTCATCCCAAGGAACCGCTGCTGTTCTTCAACTATGATTCCGTCCCCGGCTCCACCTGCCTGATCTGGGAACACATCATGGATGCCCCGGACAAGCCCTGCCCCAACCCACGGGTGATTCTGCCGCGCAATCAGATCACCAACATCATCAACGAACCGGTGGAAGTCGATATCCGAAGCTTCGGCGTGCGCACTCCGCCCTGCACCATCGCGGATCCCAGCTACGGCATCATCGGGCTGTTCCATATCCTGCCCCCGGCCCTGGCCTGGCTGTGGCGCCTGGTATCCCCCAGAGGCCACAACAATCCCAGCATCACCGACAGCGAGGGCATGACCAGCGAAGGCGTCGGCTCCTACTGGCCCTTTGCCACCGGCCGCCGCGTCGACCAGGCCAACCTCCTGCTCAAGCAGATTCTGGAAACCAGCCACACCCGCTACGTGCTGATCCCTAACCAGAACATCGGCGCCCATAAGGTCGGCTTTATGCCCCAGTGGATTGCCCGGGAATATCTCTCCCGCCGCAACGGCAAGTTCGGCCGCCATCAGCTCAACGAATCCAGATGCCCGCTGCTGGGCTACGCCCTGGGCAGCATCAAGGTGGACGGCACCTTCCTGCCCAAGGAACTGCTCGAAGTCAACCGTCAGCCGGAAGTCGGCGATGAGGCCTACGACGCCGGAGCCCGGCTGCTCACCGATTTCTTCAAGAAGGAACTGGCCAAATTCGACTCCCCGGACCTGGATCCCCTCGGCCGCCAGATCATTGAGTGCTGCCTGAAGGACGGTTCCATTGAAGACTACATCAAGCTGATTCCGATTCGCCTGTAGTCAGCCAGTCAAAAAAGAGCCCCGCTTCCAGCGGACTGTCCTGGGACAGCCGACCGGCCGCGGGGTTTTCTGCTTTTTCGATTGCTGCTTTTTCGATTGCTGCTCATGTCGATGCTGGCAGGATCGCTTGTGTGCTGCTTGCCTCAGGCAGGACTCAGCGAACGACCTTGAGCTGGAACTCCTCCTGGGCTTCGGCTTCCTCCCAGACGATTTCCTTATGGACATAATTGCTGGTCATGGAGGACAGTATGCCGCCGTAGGTCATGTCAAAGCGGATTTCCGAGCCAACCCGGTAGGGAATGGCCGAGTCCGACAGATCCAGGACGATGTGGTCGGAGGAGGCGCCTTTGATCAGGATGTCCTCATCCTGGGGCGTCAGCTTGGTGGGATCGACATCCTGCTTGCCAATGGCGCAGATGGCCAGGGTTCTGGTCCCCAGGTCCTCAAACTCGGGGACTTCGCCGAAGGCGTTCTTTCCCACCATTCCCTTGGGTACGGTGGGCTTTTTTTTCAGCTCGATGACCTCGGCCACCAGGGTGAACACCCCTTCCACGGTTCCGGGAACCCGTTCGCCGTAGGCGGTTTCCCGTCCCAGCAGAAAGGCTTCGCCGATGCGCAGGTTGTTGATCCCTTCCACCATGGCGTCATCCAGGATCAGGTGCAGGGAAGAGGAATTGCCTCCAGAAATCAGCTCCATCTCCAGGCCGTACTTTTTGTGGACATACTTGGCAATGGTGACCAGCCGGAACAGGTTGTACTCATCCGGGATGACTCCGCCAAAGCAGGTCAGGTTGACGCCGACCCCCACCACGTCAATGTGGGACAGCCTGCGGGTCTGCTCGATGGCGTCAAACAGCTCATACTCATCGTAGAACCCCTCCCGCAGGTCGCCCAGATCCATCATCAGCAGTACGCCGTGGCGGACGCCGGCTTCCTGAGCGGCCTGATCCAGGGCCCGGATCGTATCGACCTCGGAGTTCAGGGAGATGTCCGCGTAACGGACCACTTCCCGAGCCTCGGAGATCATGGGCAGCCGGAGCATCATGCGGGGCAGACTCATGCCCTTGAGTTTTTTCAGGTTCTCCAGGCGCGAATCCGCCAGATAGCGGCAGCCGCCGTCGACAAAGACCTGAGCCAGTTCCGGCATGGCACAGAACGCCTTGGTGACACCGGCCACGGAGATGCCGTGATCGGCGCACAGGCCGACGATGGCATCGACGTTCTGGCGCAGCCGGGTCAGATTAATTTCTACTCGTGGATTTTTCATGGTGTTCCCTCCGGGATGCTCAGACTTTTTCGGGCCAGCTTGCGGGCCGCTTCCGGATACTGCAGGCTCATGACGCCCAGGGAGGCCATGATGTAGTCCCGGTCAATCCAGATGTTGATATCGGGCCGGGGCAAAAGCTCCAGCCGGCTCTCCCGCGCCAGGGCGCGCCGGATAATGGCCTCGCCGTCGGGCAGGCGGGTCAGCGCCCCGCCGGTGCCGATGAAATGCTTCACCGGGGTCAGATCCTTGCCCAGGGCCGCCAGCTTGCGGCCGGACGGACCGAAGTATTCCTTCAGCACGCCGGCATGGCGGCGCAGAGCCGTCACCAGGGCGGTCTCTGCCAGCAGCGACACCAGTGCCAGGTCCTGTGCCGTGTCCGGGATGGGCGGCAGCGCTTCGGAGCGCCGGACCGCCTCGGCCCGGTCCAGACCCAGCCGGCTGTCCAGTTCCCGGTCCGTCACCAGATCCAGCACCGTCATGCGGTTGACGTACATACCCAGATCCCCCTCGACGGTCCGCTTGTGCTCCGGTTCGGGCTCCAGCAGGATGCCCGCGAACTCATCCGAGTCCGCCGTGCAGGAATGAATGTCGGTGGTGGCCCCGCCGATGTCGGCGCAGACCAGGTTGCCCAGTTCCTCTTTGAGCAGGATGGAAGCTTCCATCACCGCGCCCGGCGTCGGAATGATGTGTCCGTCCACCAGATCGCGGATGTGCTCCATGCCGCCGGCGTGGGTGATGTGCTCCTCAAAGACCGCCTGGATGACTTTCCGGGTCGGTTCAATATTAAGTTCATCGATGCGGGGATAGACATTGTCCACGACATACAGCCGGTTGGGGCTGCCCTCGAAGATCAGACGGATTTCCTCCTGATTCTCCACATTGCCGGCATAAATGACCGGAACCGCCAGATTCAGCGACCGGATCAGCTCCGCGTTGTACAGAGCGGTTTCACGCTCGCCGTAATCAACCCCGCCTGCCAGCAGGATAATATTGGGCCCGATTTCCCGGATTTTTGCCAGATCCGACCGGCGCAGCCGGCCGGCCGTAACAAACTTCAGGTTGGCGCCGGCCCCCAGGGCGGCCTCCCGCGCCGCCCGCACCGTCATGTCATAGACCAGGCCGTGCACCGTCATGCGCAGACCGCCCGCGGCGGAGGAGGACGCCATCAGCCGGTCATAGCGAAGCGCTTCTCCCAGCTGCTCCTCCAGATCCCGGATGGCACCGGCCAGGCCGATGTTGACATCCCCTTCCGATACGGTGGTGCGGAACTGCCCCTGGCCGAGCAGCACCGGATCCGTATTCAATTGATGGAACGCGCTGACCACCGTGGTGGTGCTTCCGATCTCCGCAATGAGCAGGTCTGCCTGTTTCATGTTACGGTTCCCCTTGTTCCAGTTCCCGGCGCTTCTTGACCAGGAAGGTTGCGACATGGACGCCCTTGGAA is a window from the Clostridiaceae bacterium HFYG-1003 genome containing:
- a CDS encoding GlmL-related ornithine degradation protein; translated protein: MKQADLLIAEIGSTTTVVSAFHQLNTDPVLLGQGQFRTTVSEGDVNIGLAGAIRDLEEQLGEALRYDRLMASSSAAGGLRMTVHGLVYDMTVRAAREAALGAGANLKFVTAGRLRRSDLAKIREIGPNIILLAGGVDYGERETALYNAELIRSLNLAVPVIYAGNVENQEEIRLIFEGSPNRLYVVDNVYPRIDELNIEPTRKVIQAVFEEHITHAGGMEHIRDLVDGHIIPTPGAVMEASILLKEELGNLVCADIGGATTDIHSCTADSDEFAGILLEPEPEHKRTVEGDLGMYVNRMTVLDLVTDRELDSRLGLDRAEAVRRSEALPPIPDTAQDLALVSLLAETALVTALRRHAGVLKEYFGPSGRKLAALGKDLTPVKHFIGTGGALTRLPDGEAIIRRALARESRLELLPRPDINIWIDRDYIMASLGVMSLQYPEAARKLARKSLSIPEGTP
- a CDS encoding YhfC family intramembrane metalloprotease — protein: MAGYVFALGVALVLPVLVSLVLVRRYRALQPVLLGAACFILFQVLLRIPLLQFVLPRSNEYLLFQFTQPRLFLWFLSLTAGLFEEIGRYVLMRRFMKDAPLSHAIAFGVGHGGMEAMLLVGLNLAVGGYLGQLPFQSSLPFVLTGAERILAMTLHVCLSILVWRSLKENKPLLLALAILAHTLFNALGAELAWRNVDAVLIEGALALATVGIVIYTLFTLKTIRTDQRSIES
- a CDS encoding DUF4914 family protein, with protein sequence MTDKGPIQHMILPDSLNQLLQSGLSVTIPETRGELLELAMGGDPLFNEVSYDVPGQGQVVEATVAKCKNGLVVNYMDVYMRRRDPHCMVIADHGKSDKQRFISKYGAEFDELRHQTFDWLTTQGLIIMPFMAGGEEFGYPALLVAPDNAGFFAAALADLQGFIPASRVPEGFKPKAIIYLAPTFRHTHFGGKQMVVHNRLDDIYELFSYNLYPGPSAKKGVYGVLLKIGEEEGWVTVHGSTVRIITPYDNVLTVMHEGASGSGKSEMIEEIHREMDGRIRLSTNRVTGETTYIDLIETCELLPITDDMALCHPQLQNASKRLVVKDAEAGWFMRTDHIKEYGTDPYLEKRTIHPKEPLLFFNYDSVPGSTCLIWEHIMDAPDKPCPNPRVILPRNQITNIINEPVEVDIRSFGVRTPPCTIADPSYGIIGLFHILPPALAWLWRLVSPRGHNNPSITDSEGMTSEGVGSYWPFATGRRVDQANLLLKQILETSHTRYVLIPNQNIGAHKVGFMPQWIAREYLSRRNGKFGRHQLNESRCPLLGYALGSIKVDGTFLPKELLEVNRQPEVGDEAYDAGARLLTDFFKKELAKFDSPDLDPLGRQIIECCLKDGSIEDYIKLIPIRL
- a CDS encoding helix-turn-helix transcriptional regulator; translated protein: MKNKRMKIARLECDMNQEELAKAVGVTRQTIGLIEAGDYNPSLNLCIAICKALKKTLNDLFWEDPS
- the orr gene encoding ornithine racemase Orr, with translation MKNPRVEINLTRLRQNVDAIVGLCADHGISVAGVTKAFCAMPELAQVFVDGGCRYLADSRLENLKKLKGMSLPRMMLRLPMISEAREVVRYADISLNSEVDTIRALDQAAQEAGVRHGVLLMMDLGDLREGFYDEYELFDAIEQTRRLSHIDVVGVGVNLTCFGGVIPDEYNLFRLVTIAKYVHKKYGLEMELISGGNSSSLHLILDDAMVEGINNLRIGEAFLLGRETAYGERVPGTVEGVFTLVAEVIELKKKPTVPKGMVGKNAFGEVPEFEDLGTRTLAICAIGKQDVDPTKLTPQDEDILIKGASSDHIVLDLSDSAIPYRVGSEIRFDMTYGGILSSMTSNYVHKEIVWEEAEAQEEFQLKVVR
- a CDS encoding DUF3887 domain-containing protein produces the protein MKRKHRGLTLLLFVLTLSLALAACAQKTLPEGFDQAKVTTQAKQVITQLTNKEYASVAAQFSPEMKAALDAQKLQTAVGPVIDKLGAFKEFKSETVGAGENPTIGKYAVAIINCVYANGNATYTISIDSAGKVCGLYVK
- a CDS encoding tRNA 2-thiocytidine biosynthesis protein TtcA gives rise to the protein MDKLQGEGCEILIPKEERKEIRDVEASITGKYKKTIWSKFTKALNDFELIEPGDRIAVAISGGKDSMLMAKLFQELKRHRKFEFEVEFICMDPGYHPQIRELLLDNVEYLQIPLKIFEADIFQVIDDIARDYPCYMCARMRRGYLYAKARELGCSKLALGHHFNDVTETVMLNMVYGGTFKAMPPKLRSTNYPEIELIRPLYYIEEKFIKKWTSEMGIWPLNCACMVAAKRTGNKRYVIKELIEEMKKINPNAEMNILRSTQNVYRDTLLGYVSAGEKHDFATAYSERPGTPDEE